Proteins found in one Anoplolepis gracilipes chromosome 7, ASM4749672v1, whole genome shotgun sequence genomic segment:
- the Wit gene encoding uncharacterized protein Wit — protein sequence MRAIVSIVLITLLCGISLASVNATKCASRKKNVENFSSRQNLTGVPENASNDHNVNEDVKFEKCNNFCHALWLEHKTVNGTEIKILSQGCWKQSGEQKCENTECVALERSTKALNNTKFCCCHGDYCNLNITNSNSADSDNKISNSLSSQKSQPTTEYLEQSNSERWMLIILSVIACTLLMICIIAMIIYKTYHNNILARLGKPLSYNDQFMDSPALRTGTYTVDHLKLTTIVGQGRYGSVWQGSMGDQDVAVKIYPSHCRNYFQNERDIYCLPFMEHPSLLSYYGVDERISMDGSVEYLLVFSFAPGGSLTDLLRTHTIDWTTFCKMSLSIVKGLAYLHTDIRKGDKFKPCIAHRDINSRNILIKADGTCCICDLGLAVQISGSKYYSNGEEQHAELKSINDVGTLRYMAPEVLEGAVNLRDCESSLKQIDVYAMGLVLWELITRCSDIYIPGSEVPQYKQPYENEIGLHPTFEQMQVLVSRNKARPLLEGNLVDRPGVRLIKETMEDCWDADAEARLTALCIEERLSELQSHRVTMHFTDGSPMVNSHCTLVPSTTNSLYSESSHHDNVHVVQLALNTMQDGNDSTVAENLVILSPSDSVAHEHSFKNSNEVATYNHTQTLQPYQGRNPCMERNLMLQSDSLDDLGCNGNVLVDKSLKHTCHDQYKVATEAQGLVSHDYLSQHTQLTQLRPATPIPYVQNVISDEGSSSCSKRKQTNIQDSSLQESPRKKLFAWPNLKKLLINKKMYPYSRYQIDREDSKSNLLSKQNIQIKTVETNVTISPGGKYVNGIVGKTSTSAMHVEKNDKNITQTGKQKQYETDNTSNARPSTLPLVNLRNKKRENNLSRQQSIDKFNEVFNVGSNINNALKDPHMRIKTPGDLPPSVRKIRGRAQSTARFSLYDDRMMCNILNEEDDRNDKAIWNSVPFGMDLGDNDGKHSPTKLGTKNVTCF from the exons ATGAGAGCCATTGTATCAATCGTACTGATCACACTGCTGTGTGGCATAAGTTTAGCCTCTGTCAATGCCACTAAATGTGCTagcagaaagaaaaatgttgaaaatttttcttcaagacAGAACTTGACAGGTGTACCTGAAAATGCATCCAATGACCATAAT gTAAATGAAGAtgtcaaatttgaaaaatgtaataatttctgTCATGCCTTATGGCTAGAGCATAAGACTGTAAATGGtactgaaattaaaattttatctcaag GTTGCTGGAAACAGTCTGGTGaacaaaaatgtgaaaatacaGAATGTGTTGCACTTGAGAGATCCACAAAAGCTTTGaacaatacaaaattttgttgCTGTCATGGAGATTATTGTAAtcttaatattacaaattccAATTCTGCTGACTCAGATAACAAAATCTCTAATTCTCTTTCCTCACAAAAAAGTCAACCAA CTACAGAATATCTTGAACAGTCAAACTCTGAACGATGGATGCTTATTATACTAAGTGTCATAGCATGTACATTACTaatgatatgtataatagcgatgattatatacaaaacgtatcataataatattttagcaaGATTAGGAAAACCGTTATCTTATAATGATCAGTTCATGGATAGTCCAGCATTAAGAACTGGTACTTACACAGTTGATCACTTGAAACTCACAACTATTGTAG GTCAAGGACGATATGGATCAGTATGGCAAGGTAGCATGGGGGATCAAGATGTTGCAGTTAAAATATATCCCTCACACTGTCGCAATTATTTTCAGAACGAGagagatatttattgtttaccATTTATGGAGCATCCATCATTATTAAGCTATTATg gTGTGGATGAGAGAATAAGCATGGATGGTAGTGTTGAATATCTTTTAGTATTCAGTTTTGCTCCAGGTGGTAGTTTAACAGACTTGTTACGAACACACACTATTGATTGGACCACATTCTGTAAAATGAGCCTTTCAATAGTTAAAGGACTCGCTTACTTGCATACAGATATACGCAAAGGtg ACAAGTTCAAACCATGCATTGCACATAGAGATAtaaattcaagaaatatattaatcaaagcTGATGGTACTTGCTGTATTTGTGATTTGGGTTTGGCAGTTCAAATCTCTGGATCCAAGTATTACTCTAATGGAGAGGAACAACATGctgaattaaaatcaattaatgat GTGGGCACTTTGAGATATATGGCACCAGAAGTATTGGAAGGTGCTGTTAATTTACGAGATTGTGAAAGTTCTTTGAAACAGATAGATGTTTATGCAATGGGATTAGTTCTTTGGGAACTGATTACAAGATGTTCTGATATTTATATTCCTGGATCAGAAGTACCACAATATAAACAGCCATATGAAAATGAAATAg GTCTTCATCCAACATTTGAACAGATGCAAGTTTTAGTATCGCGTAACAAAGCCAGACCACTTTTAGAGGGTAATTTAGTGGATAGACCGGGGGTGCGTTTAATTAAGGAAACCATGGAAGATTGCTGGGATGCTGATGCGGAAGCTCGTTTAACTGCTTTATGTATAGAAGAACGACTTTCGGAATTGCAGTCTCATCGtg tAACAATGCATTTTACTGATGGAAGTCCAATGGTGAATTCTCATTGCACCCTAGTGCCTTCAACGACAAACAGTCTTTATAGTGAATCCTCCCATCATGACAATGTACATGTTGTTCAACTTGCATTGAATACAATGCAAGATGGTAATGACAGCACAGTAGCTGAAAACTTAGTTATATTATCACCATCTGACAGTGTTGCTCATGAACACAGTT tcAAAAATTCAAATGAAGTAGCGACATATAATCATACTCAAACGCTTCAGCCTTATCAAGGCAGAAATCCATGTatggaaagaaatttaatgttaCAATCAGATTCCTTGGACGACTTGGGCTGTAATGGCAATGTTCTCGTCGATAAATCGCTGAAGCATACGTGTCATGATCAATATAAGGTCGCCACAGAAGCACAAGGTTTGGTTTCACACGATTACTTAAGTCAACACACTCAATTAACGCAACTTAGACCAGCGACGCCTATACCATATGTCCAAAATGTCATTTCCGACGAAGGGTCAAGTTCATGCAGTAAGCGAAAACAAACGAACATACAAGATTCGTCGCTTCAAGAAAGTCCacggaaaaaattatttgcctggcccaatttaaaaaagttgcttattaataaaaagatgtatCCGTACAGCAGATACCAAATAGACAGAGAGGATTCTAAgtctaatttattatcaaagcaaaatattcaaattaaaaccGTCGAAACAAATGTAACAATCTCGCCTGGAGGAAAGTATGTAAATGGTATTGTTGGTAAAACTTCTACCTCGGCAATGCATGTAGAgaagaatgataaaaatatcacgcAAACGGGAAAACAAAAGCAATATGAGACTGATAACACATCCAACGCACGTCCTTCTACTTTGCCACTtgtaaatttaagaaacaaaaagagagaaaacaatCTAAGCAGACAACAGagcattgataaatttaacgaAGTCTTTAATGTGGGTTCAAACATAAACAATGCATTAAAGGATCCACATATGAGAATAAAAACTCCTGGTGATTTGCCACCGTctgttagaaaaattcgtggtCGTGCGCAATCAACGGCGAGATTTTCTCTTTACGACGATCGTATGATGTGCAATATCCTGAACGAAGAAGACGATCGAAATGACAAAGCCATTTGGAATTCAGTGCCATTTGGTATGGATCTCGGTGATAATGATGGGAAACATTCACCAACGAAACTTGGTACCAAAAATGTTACGTGCTTTTAA